The region AGATAGATACTGTTACATGGCAATTGTAACTTCAAAAAATAAGCTTGGACGAAATTAACTATTCTAAATATGATTTAGGTTTTTTGGTAATCAATCTTATATTATACTCCactaaatgataatattgatttggataaatatttgactaaaaagaaatgcatgcttaataaaattgaaaataattgtgtttgtttgtttggtaaatgttcaattttaaattcaatGAAAAGGGAGaacacaaatttcaataaaaaaatctatttttgctctctctctctatatataacaTTTTATTACCGAACCTCATTAATTGTTTGGTGACTTTCAcacattttttgtattttttgtgaatttataatgaaaataaatttatcaagCCTCGGTTTTAATACATTGAACTCCCAATTTGTTGATCTCTAATTAATACTCACTCTTATCGGGTTAACTTTGGCTAATATCGTCACATGATATTTTCAAGagttaaattgaaaataattactatattgCTAATCTATGGATATGATATTGCGAAAGATCACAAATGCGACAAATTGGATGGTAGGCCAAAAATCATTCCTTTAATGGCAAAACAGATATACCTAAAGATTAGGAATTGTTCTATTTAAAGTTAAAATCAATTGTCAAAAATACTTATCGTCTTCATTTTACACTACTTTTGGTGCAATAATAAATTTATGGCCCATGTTTTACAATATTCAGCAGGCAAAAAAGTGAATGCAATATCAAGATGCATCAATTGATAAGTTTTGAAATATTAATGTTAATGCTCCATTATTATATAGTGGGCATATATCACATCAAGTTAGGAAGTGTAACGTGTCAAGTTGgtcaaattaaaatgaattcaTATCTTGGGAATACAAAATCACGTGAATTCCTACTAAATTGGGAGTGGATACATACATTACAGAGTCAATTTCTAAGGTTGgtcaaattaaaatgaattcaTATCTTGGGAATACAAGATCACGTGAATTCCTACTAAAATGGGAGTGGATACATACATTACTGAGTCAATTTCTAAGGCTGTAACTCTAAAACATTGCTTCCTGTCCGAGAGCagaagtctcatttctttcGGACGCGGATTTTAAAAAACGTTAagaaaaatggtgaaaaaaaagttagtgaaatatgagtgagttttaaatgaaatgtgagtggaatgggTTAGTTGAGTCTATGGCCTATATGGTAAAATGTGAAACAGGACTCCTATTTACGGTTCGTAGacagaccaaaatgaaaaaaagggactcctattcgcggacatggggagtaatttttaaatgattttctCTTTAAAAATACTCCCTGTTCTATAATCCAAAAAATTAACGAGCATACAACAATCCATTAATTTTCATATACTCCTATTGATTAAAAAATTGTTGAGAAAGATCTCAAAATTGGATGGATTAATAACTAAGTAAAACTCGAACACTAATAGTGATACAGTATCAATAATCTGTATGAGTGGAAGACCTTAAATTTGTTgatcatatttttatttcccATAGTTTTTTTGGTAAATATTTATGCTTTTTACTTGAAGTTTTAATCtcagtagtagtatataatactAACCAACTCTAGGAGTGATAATagtgttggtttctggattacaagataaAAAACCgtagggcgtaatacaacccaaaagaaagaaaaaggagaaactgaactgaaattacaactgaaaatgaaacaactaaaccagtatgctatgacagccgagtcgaggaggcctcttcccgcaatacgagatacgccccggtagtgctcttcgggttggcgtgtcgtccccaaaggtaaaacggctacgtctctattgatgcagcaccgcaatcagtagagctccggcgaacgggatggaggagagggcagagcttcgacagaaagacgaTGCAGAGAGGGAGACCAAGACCGAGACCGAGACCGAGGCCGCGGCCGCAACCACGAgcacgggcgggcggcggcggcggcgcgggtgtgcgcgcgtgtgggctctttcacccatcttggtccactataattattaagtaacataaagtcacttaatttaaacacattaaaagatgtgttaatcctccaatgtgggataattaacactagttaattattccctaagctccaactccaagttttaattaaaagctaattatgcccaactttaatccactatttctcactcaccggaaatcggatttgagaaagtgaatatactacatttatctacgtaaaatgtagatcgacgctatgtcatttaattttacaaaattaaatgtctcgtcacatttattatttggtcaaaatccattgaccggacatatttaataccatgatttctacaaataGTGTGTGGACAGGAGCCTAATTAAAATACTATCTTATCTCTTGTTTCCTTTTCAAGTATATATTCCAGAAGCTGAATCATAATGCATTCATATCTCTTGTTTCCTTCTCAAATATAATTTAGAAATATGAATTCAGTTCAAATTAGATTCAAAGTTGGGATACAAACaactaaatataattattgAGTCAATTCCGAATTCTAAAACtcccatttttttctctaaaaatattagtattctATAATCCCAAAAAAATAACTTGTAACAATCCATTAAGTTTTAATTTCAGTAGTATATAATCTTAGTTATAGGTGGAGAAATGAGTTAGTTTAAAGTTGGGAATgggataaataaataaagaataatagTATTTGTGTAGACCAATGAGAATGCTCCAATTCCATGCAGATTTAGGAAAGTTTGGCAGAGGTGGATGGAtgtctccatctccatctccattcATTAAGACACCTCAGTCTCACATTTCCATTCATTAATAAGAGTGGAGATTTTAGATTCAAACTCACACAGCTTACACTCTCAGtctcacacaacacacactttgCCAGCTCTGAACTAATTAACAAGTCGATTTCGTTTCAATCATTGTGCAGAGACACAAGTCATGGCTACATTACTACTCCCACTTACTATCCTATCTTTGGTTACGGCCGGAATCGTAGCAGCCCACAACGTCTCCATCTCTCTGTTGGACTCCGCTGTAGCCAGAGGAGCTGGTACgtacacacgcacacacacacacacacacacacacacacacacacacacacatatatatgtatatgtttgATTCTCAACTGTTGCTAATTCATTGCTTAACTATTTGTGTATATAGTCTGTCTAGACGGCACCCCTCCTGCCTATGCTTATAGCCCAGGGTTCGGAGACGGAGTCGACAACTGGCACGTATTCCTACAGGTATATGAATATGAACAGCTTTTGTGGATTTTTATCATTTACTTCTATTATTGTTGAGTTCATATGCCTTTATGATAATAAGACTAACAATTTGGAGTTGCAAGGGTGGTGGGTGGTGTCACAATGTAGATAACTGCCTCGATAGAACCAGAGATCCAAAAGGAAGTAGTGCTAAGCTTATGACGGAGCAGAATGGTGTCGTATCCTTTGGAGGGATGCTCGATGCCAATTCCACCTTGAATCCTGGTATATATGTGCAATTAAATCTAATCAAAATTACAATTTCATTTCTCTAATTTGAAATATATAACTTAATTCTTGCATATGTATGATTTCAGATTTCTACAATTGGCACGTGTTCAAAATCTTCTACTGCGATGGCTCATCTTTCATGTCCGATGTTGAGGACGTAGACCCTGTAAGTTTTTAAATTTCTTCCATGTCACCAATAAGCACAACTAGTTATACTAACCTAACATGCACTCTTTTAAAAACCGGACTGGACGGTTCGGCACGAACTAGAAGGCTGATGCATCCGGTTTAGTCCTAATTGTATGTTTTACTCAATTCAATTATAGCTGCATCACTTTACTCAATTGTTCAATTTCTGAAACATTTATATAGAAGCACAACCTGACTTATAGAGGTGCGAGAATATACGATGCCATGATGGATGAGCTCCTACGAATCGGAATGGGAAATGCTAAAAATGTATGTGTTATTAAATTATAGTAActcttgaattaattaaattctaattgCTACTTGATATTAATTGAtgctagtattatttttataggcTTTATTGTCAGGCACTTCGGCAGGTGGATTAGCCACTACTTTACATTGTGATAAGTTTCAATCGTTGTTTCACAACACAACTAAAGTGAAGTGCGTATCTGATTCAGGTTTTTTTGTTCATGGGTAAGACCATCTCTATTAATTACCtaattatcaaaatattttttattatatattatcgTACTATGCCATTGATTAATTTTGTTTGGCTCACTAGAGAGCATTTTATGGGTGCTGATTGGAGAGAAGCGTACTTCTTCAGTGTGATATCAACGCATGTATGTattcttttaatttcattttactCTGTTTTATAATcaagtagtactatatattatttCCACGTGTATTCTTACattctttcttcattttttgcTATGTACATATATAGGGTTTGACGAATATGTTACCCACATCATGCACATCCAAATTTAGCTCAACTCTGGTATGAATATAGTATTAGCTAATTTTCATTACTTTTTTGGATAATATAATTAAGTATTCCTTATAATCATATTTGTATTTGTAGTGTTTATTTCCTGAAAATTTGGTCCCAGATATCCAAACCCCACTATTTTTAATTGAATCAGCATTTGACAAATATCAGGTATGAGCAATCTTATAATGTAATAATTATTAGTATTCATTAATTTCTTTGatgttataattataattttttatttccaatctACCTGTCACAGATCTCAAACAATGTGTTCTCTCCGAGTGATGCTAGCCCGAGATGGATCAATTGCATCAATAACTTGATATTTTGCAATTGGAGTGAGATAAAAATCATGAAAGGTATATACAATATTATTACTAATTTTGACTCTATTTAATATTAATCTATCTCTCATAATATttttgttagattttagataCACATTCATAAATACGCTGAAAAGTACAATTGAGAATAGCTCCTCAAGG is a window of Salvia splendens isolate huo1 chromosome 3, SspV2, whole genome shotgun sequence DNA encoding:
- the LOC121794266 gene encoding pectin acetylesterase 11-like gives rise to the protein MATLLLPLTILSLVTAGIVAAHNVSISLLDSAVARGAVCLDGTPPAYAYSPGFGDGVDNWHVFLQGGGWCHNVDNCLDRTRDPKGSSAKLMTEQNGVVSFGGMLDANSTLNPDFYNWHVFKIFYCDGSSFMSDVEDVDPKHNLTYRGARIYDAMMDELLRIGMGNAKNALLSGTSAGGLATTLHCDKFQSLFHNTTKVKCVSDSGFFVHGEHFMGADWREAYFFSVISTHGLTNMLPTSCTSKFSSTLCLFPENLVPDIQTPLFLIESAFDKYQISNNVFSPSDASPRWINCINNLIFCNWSEIKIMKDFRYTFINTLKSTIENSSSRRGYFVHSCYQHGHMEYVRGSTCSLFVGNGLANKTIAQAVGDWFFDRSEFQEMDMLNDLPRNCTGFDDQPTLEKKCRDHIHH